Proteins from a genomic interval of Triplophysa dalaica isolate WHDGS20190420 chromosome 21, ASM1584641v1, whole genome shotgun sequence:
- the tdrd3 gene encoding tudor domain-containing protein 3 isoform X3: protein MCDLRSALVHEGWYLTDEGIEECKGPTDTEKASPAHIIQVALNSDLRPIGKSFLPADINSGRVEKLEGPCVLQVQKIRNVSAPKDHEESQAAPRLLRVQMTDGHVTCAGLEFKQLSKISLNTPPGTKVKLLGNVPVKNGILLLDDSKIAVLGGEVDHMIEKWALQRSLNKHNRRNVSAEGGPPPFVPLGQKCAQKEQVDTKALDQRKTLQTTNATKTTEDNDEFAKQRTAAIAEVAKSKEARTFGGGGNAGGNLVNPGSTYKNRDVYQRKRDEQEKPWTENRSEGVYRDLVDERALRDFMEMGFHREEARQALLDNNNDVEVALNSLLTGTNQIMTAETEQSRPPARGRGRGRSRQGEDEEAGGRPSAPSTLFDFLESKMGTFSIDESKNQPSQQDHQAKMSFTYTSDQMFRDAPHSRQQPPRNEGRSQRNDRPPRFQKDGDFAKPSSAPSSALSGPQKERDGERTERRGAEQWRNDSRDPKGSHINSSTPSGRCREQQGPSGSVHQGSKGFQQESRNGAWRDQDGPGRSDAPSFKKKQTNGPKFSNSAAPASDPRGRYEPNNRRKGRPGSGYFDRNQDASGGTAVKKDCADEGGLGQFKGGGGSNVHLANGVTEHKRSGPIKTQSTGPRQSYTHNSAPKKRSGPIKGPRDPADTNSHVNWRAGDQCLALYWEDNKFYRARIDAVHPSGSTAVVVFSDYGNCEEVLLHNIKPPNEDVWEDEDVYYENSLEFRRGGDGHSHHPRPTQQYYQPPRARD, encoded by the exons ATGTGTGACCTGCGCTCAGCGCTCGTTCATGAGGGCTG GTACCTGACAGATGAAGGAATCGAGGAGTGTAAAGGTCCCACAGACACTGAGAAAGCATCACCTGCTCATATCATCCAAGTAGCACTAAAT AGTGATCTGAGACCCATAGGAAAGAGTTTCCTGCCTGCGGACATCAACAGCGGCCGGGTAGAGAAG CTGGAGGGTCCCTGTGTTCTTCAGGTGCAGAAGATTCGTAATGTTTCAGCTCCTAAAGATCACGAGGAGTCTCAGGCGGCACCCAGATTGCTTCGTGTGCAGATGACGGATGGCCACGTGACCTGCGCCGGCCTTGAGTTTAAACAGCTGTCCAAAATCAG TCTGAACACTCCGCCTGGAACCAAAGTGAAGCTTCTGGGAAACGTCCCGGTTAAGAACGGAATCCTGCTGTTGGACGATTCCAAGATTGCCGTTCTTGGAGGCGAGGTGGATCACATGATTGAGAAATGGGCGTTGCAGAGG AGTCTCAACAAACACAACCGGAGGAACGTCAGCGCCGAGGGTGGACCACCTCCTTTTGTTCCGTTAGGACAG AAGTGTGCTCAAAAAGAGCAGGTGGACACCAAAGCTCTAGACCAGCGGAAAACCCTTCAGACCACCAACGCCACCAAAACCACCGAAGACAACGATGAGTTTGCCAAACAGAGAACGGCAGCCATCGCGGAGGTGGCCAAGAGTAAAGAG GCTCGTACGTTTGGTGGCGGAGGGAACGCCGGTGGAAATCTTGTCAATCCAGGTTCCACCTATAAGAACCGAGATGTTTATCAGAGGAAGAGAGATGAGCAAGAGAAGCCGTGGACGGAGAACAGATCAGAAGGAGTTTACAGGGATTTG GTGGACGAGCGAGCTCTTAGAGACTTCATGGAAATGGGTTTTCATAGAGAAGAGGCCAGACAGGCCCTGCTGGACAATAATAATGATGTGGAGGTGGCGCTCAACTCTCTTCTCACCGGAACTAACCAGATCATGACGGCTGAGACCGAGCAGAGCCGTCCACCTGCTCGAG GTCGAGGACGCGGACGCTCGAGACAGGGTGAGGATGAGGAGGCTGGAGGAAGACCATCAGCGCCCAGCACACTCTTCGACTTCCTCGAGTCAAAGATGGGAACATTTTCTATTGACG agTCCAAGAACCAGCCATCACAACAAGACCATCAAGCCAAGATGAGCTTCACCTACACATCTGATCAGATGTTCAGAGACGCCCCTCATTCCAGACAACAACCACCACGGAATGAAGGACGCTCGCAGAGAAACGACAGACCTCCACGCTTCCAAAAAGATGGAGACTTTGCAAAACCCAGTTCGGCACCCTCTTCTGCCCTCTCTGGaccacagaaagaaagagatggagagagaacaGAAAGACGAGGGGCGGAACAATGGAGAAACGACAGTCGAGATCCTAAAGGTTCACATATAAACTCATCCACCCCCTCAGGACGGTGCCGGGAACAGCAGGGTCCCTCCGGAAGCGTCCATCAGGGCTCAAAGGGATTCCAGCAGGAATCTCGTAACGGTGCATGGAGAGATCAGGACGGCCCGGGAAGATCCGATGCTCCGTCGTTTAAAAAGAAGCAAACAAACGGACCCAAGTTCTCAAATTCTGCTGCGCCGGCCTCAGACCCCAGAGGTAGATATGAGCCCAACAACAGAAGGAAAGGCCGGCCCGGTTCGGGTTACTTCGATCGTAACCAAGATGCATCGGGCGGCACAGCTGTGAAAAAAGACTGCGCAGATGAAGGGGGATTGGGTCAGTTCAAAGGAGGCGGAGGTTCAAACGTCCACCTCGCCAACGGTGTTACGGAACATAAACGGAGCGGTCCAATCAAAACACAGTCCACAGGCCCAAGACAGAGCTACACGCATAACTCCGCCCCCAAAAAAAGATCCGGTCCGATCAAAGGTCCGAGAGATCCGGCGGACACGAACAGTCATGTGAACTGGAGAGCTGGTGACCAGTGCTTAGCGCTTTACTGGGAAGACAACAAG ttttatCGGGCGAGGATCGATGCGGTCCACCCCTCCGGCTCTACGGCTGTGGTTGTGTTCAGTGACTACGGCAACTGTGAGGAGGTTCTGCTTCACAACATCAAACCTCCAAATGAGGACGTATGG GAAGATGAAGATGTTTATTATGAGAATTCTCTAGAATTTAGACGAGGAGGAGACGGACATTCTCACCACCCTCGACCCACTCAACAGTACTACCAGCCGCCACGGGCGAgagactga
- the tdrd3 gene encoding tudor domain-containing protein 3 isoform X1: MCDLRSALVHEGWYLTDEGIEECKGPTDTEKASPAHIIQVALNSDLRPIGKSFLPADINSGRVEKLEGPCVLQVQKIRNVSAPKDHEESQAAPRLLRVQMTDGHVTCAGLEFKQLSKISLNTPPGTKVKLLGNVPVKNGILLLDDSKIAVLGGEVDHMIEKWALQRSLNKHNRRNVSAEGGPPPFVPLGQKCAQKEQVDTKALDQRKTLQTTNATKTTEDNDEFAKQRTAAIAEVAKSKEARTFGGGGNAGGNLVNPGSTYKNRDVYQRKRDEQEKPWTENRSEGVYRDLVDERALRDFMEMGFHREEARQALLDNNNDVEVALNSLLTGTNQIMTAETEQSRPPARGKGRGRGRSRQGEDEEAGGRPSAPSTLFDFLESKMGTFSIDESKNQPSQQDHQAKMSFTYTSDQMFRDAPHSRQQPPRNEGRSQRNDRPPRFQKDGDFAKPSSAPSSALSGPQKERDGERTERRGAEQWRNDSRDPKGSHINSSTPSGRCREQQGPSGSVHQGSKGFQQESRNGAWRDQDGPGRSDAPSFKKKQTNGPKFSNSAAPASDPRGRYEPNNRRKGRPGSGYFDRNQDASGGTAVKKDCADEGGLGQFKGGGGSNVHLANGVTEHKRSGPIKTQSTGPRQSYTHNSAPKKRSGPIKGPRDPADTNSHVNWRAGDQCLALYWEDNKFYRARIDAVHPSGSTAVVVFSDYGNCEEVLLHNIKPPNEDVWEDEDVYYENSLEFRRGGDGHSHHPRPTQQYYQPPRARD, encoded by the exons ATGTGTGACCTGCGCTCAGCGCTCGTTCATGAGGGCTG GTACCTGACAGATGAAGGAATCGAGGAGTGTAAAGGTCCCACAGACACTGAGAAAGCATCACCTGCTCATATCATCCAAGTAGCACTAAAT AGTGATCTGAGACCCATAGGAAAGAGTTTCCTGCCTGCGGACATCAACAGCGGCCGGGTAGAGAAG CTGGAGGGTCCCTGTGTTCTTCAGGTGCAGAAGATTCGTAATGTTTCAGCTCCTAAAGATCACGAGGAGTCTCAGGCGGCACCCAGATTGCTTCGTGTGCAGATGACGGATGGCCACGTGACCTGCGCCGGCCTTGAGTTTAAACAGCTGTCCAAAATCAG TCTGAACACTCCGCCTGGAACCAAAGTGAAGCTTCTGGGAAACGTCCCGGTTAAGAACGGAATCCTGCTGTTGGACGATTCCAAGATTGCCGTTCTTGGAGGCGAGGTGGATCACATGATTGAGAAATGGGCGTTGCAGAGG AGTCTCAACAAACACAACCGGAGGAACGTCAGCGCCGAGGGTGGACCACCTCCTTTTGTTCCGTTAGGACAG AAGTGTGCTCAAAAAGAGCAGGTGGACACCAAAGCTCTAGACCAGCGGAAAACCCTTCAGACCACCAACGCCACCAAAACCACCGAAGACAACGATGAGTTTGCCAAACAGAGAACGGCAGCCATCGCGGAGGTGGCCAAGAGTAAAGAG GCTCGTACGTTTGGTGGCGGAGGGAACGCCGGTGGAAATCTTGTCAATCCAGGTTCCACCTATAAGAACCGAGATGTTTATCAGAGGAAGAGAGATGAGCAAGAGAAGCCGTGGACGGAGAACAGATCAGAAGGAGTTTACAGGGATTTG GTGGACGAGCGAGCTCTTAGAGACTTCATGGAAATGGGTTTTCATAGAGAAGAGGCCAGACAGGCCCTGCTGGACAATAATAATGATGTGGAGGTGGCGCTCAACTCTCTTCTCACCGGAACTAACCAGATCATGACGGCTGAGACCGAGCAGAGCCGTCCACCTGCTCGAG GAAAAGGTCGAGGACGCGGACGCTCGAGACAGGGTGAGGATGAGGAGGCTGGAGGAAGACCATCAGCGCCCAGCACACTCTTCGACTTCCTCGAGTCAAAGATGGGAACATTTTCTATTGACG agTCCAAGAACCAGCCATCACAACAAGACCATCAAGCCAAGATGAGCTTCACCTACACATCTGATCAGATGTTCAGAGACGCCCCTCATTCCAGACAACAACCACCACGGAATGAAGGACGCTCGCAGAGAAACGACAGACCTCCACGCTTCCAAAAAGATGGAGACTTTGCAAAACCCAGTTCGGCACCCTCTTCTGCCCTCTCTGGaccacagaaagaaagagatggagagagaacaGAAAGACGAGGGGCGGAACAATGGAGAAACGACAGTCGAGATCCTAAAGGTTCACATATAAACTCATCCACCCCCTCAGGACGGTGCCGGGAACAGCAGGGTCCCTCCGGAAGCGTCCATCAGGGCTCAAAGGGATTCCAGCAGGAATCTCGTAACGGTGCATGGAGAGATCAGGACGGCCCGGGAAGATCCGATGCTCCGTCGTTTAAAAAGAAGCAAACAAACGGACCCAAGTTCTCAAATTCTGCTGCGCCGGCCTCAGACCCCAGAGGTAGATATGAGCCCAACAACAGAAGGAAAGGCCGGCCCGGTTCGGGTTACTTCGATCGTAACCAAGATGCATCGGGCGGCACAGCTGTGAAAAAAGACTGCGCAGATGAAGGGGGATTGGGTCAGTTCAAAGGAGGCGGAGGTTCAAACGTCCACCTCGCCAACGGTGTTACGGAACATAAACGGAGCGGTCCAATCAAAACACAGTCCACAGGCCCAAGACAGAGCTACACGCATAACTCCGCCCCCAAAAAAAGATCCGGTCCGATCAAAGGTCCGAGAGATCCGGCGGACACGAACAGTCATGTGAACTGGAGAGCTGGTGACCAGTGCTTAGCGCTTTACTGGGAAGACAACAAG ttttatCGGGCGAGGATCGATGCGGTCCACCCCTCCGGCTCTACGGCTGTGGTTGTGTTCAGTGACTACGGCAACTGTGAGGAGGTTCTGCTTCACAACATCAAACCTCCAAATGAGGACGTATGG GAAGATGAAGATGTTTATTATGAGAATTCTCTAGAATTTAGACGAGGAGGAGACGGACATTCTCACCACCCTCGACCCACTCAACAGTACTACCAGCCGCCACGGGCGAgagactga
- the tdrd3 gene encoding tudor domain-containing protein 3 isoform X5, with protein MCDLRSALVHEGWYLTDEGIEECKGPTDTEKASPAHIIQVALNSDLRPIGKSFLPADINSGRVEKLEGPCVLQVQKIRNVSAPKDHEESQAAPRLLRVQMTDGHVTCAGLEFKQLSKISLNTPPGTKVKLLGNVPVKNGILLLDDSKIAVLGGEVDHMIEKWALQRSLNKHNRRNVSAEGGPPPFVPLGQKCAQKEQVDTKALDQRKTLQTTNATKTTEDNDEFAKQRTAAIAEVAKSKEARTFGGGGNAGGNLVNPGSTYKNRDVYQRKRDEQEKPWTENRSEGVYRDLVDERALRDFMEMGFHREEARQALLDNNNDVEVALNSLLTGTNQIMTAETEQSRPPARGKGRGRGRSRQGEDEEAGGRPSAPSTLFDFLESKMGTFSIDESKNQPSQQDHQAKMSFTYTSDQMFRDAPHSRQQPPRNEGRSQRNDRPPRFQKDGDFAKPSSAPSSALSGPQKERDGERTERRGAEQWRNDSRDPKGSHINSSTPSGRCREQQGPSGSVHQGSKGFQQESRNGAWRDQDGPGRSDAPSFKKKQTNGPKFSNSAAPASDPRGRYEPNNRRKGRPGSGYFDRNQDASGGTAVKKDCADEGGLGQFKGGGGSNVHLANGVTEHKRSGPIKTQSTGPRQSYTHNSAPKKRSGPIKGPRDPADTNSHVNWRAGDQCLALYWEDNKFYRARIDAVHPSGSTAVVVFSDYGNCEEVLLHNIKPPNEDVW; from the exons ATGTGTGACCTGCGCTCAGCGCTCGTTCATGAGGGCTG GTACCTGACAGATGAAGGAATCGAGGAGTGTAAAGGTCCCACAGACACTGAGAAAGCATCACCTGCTCATATCATCCAAGTAGCACTAAAT AGTGATCTGAGACCCATAGGAAAGAGTTTCCTGCCTGCGGACATCAACAGCGGCCGGGTAGAGAAG CTGGAGGGTCCCTGTGTTCTTCAGGTGCAGAAGATTCGTAATGTTTCAGCTCCTAAAGATCACGAGGAGTCTCAGGCGGCACCCAGATTGCTTCGTGTGCAGATGACGGATGGCCACGTGACCTGCGCCGGCCTTGAGTTTAAACAGCTGTCCAAAATCAG TCTGAACACTCCGCCTGGAACCAAAGTGAAGCTTCTGGGAAACGTCCCGGTTAAGAACGGAATCCTGCTGTTGGACGATTCCAAGATTGCCGTTCTTGGAGGCGAGGTGGATCACATGATTGAGAAATGGGCGTTGCAGAGG AGTCTCAACAAACACAACCGGAGGAACGTCAGCGCCGAGGGTGGACCACCTCCTTTTGTTCCGTTAGGACAG AAGTGTGCTCAAAAAGAGCAGGTGGACACCAAAGCTCTAGACCAGCGGAAAACCCTTCAGACCACCAACGCCACCAAAACCACCGAAGACAACGATGAGTTTGCCAAACAGAGAACGGCAGCCATCGCGGAGGTGGCCAAGAGTAAAGAG GCTCGTACGTTTGGTGGCGGAGGGAACGCCGGTGGAAATCTTGTCAATCCAGGTTCCACCTATAAGAACCGAGATGTTTATCAGAGGAAGAGAGATGAGCAAGAGAAGCCGTGGACGGAGAACAGATCAGAAGGAGTTTACAGGGATTTG GTGGACGAGCGAGCTCTTAGAGACTTCATGGAAATGGGTTTTCATAGAGAAGAGGCCAGACAGGCCCTGCTGGACAATAATAATGATGTGGAGGTGGCGCTCAACTCTCTTCTCACCGGAACTAACCAGATCATGACGGCTGAGACCGAGCAGAGCCGTCCACCTGCTCGAG GAAAAGGTCGAGGACGCGGACGCTCGAGACAGGGTGAGGATGAGGAGGCTGGAGGAAGACCATCAGCGCCCAGCACACTCTTCGACTTCCTCGAGTCAAAGATGGGAACATTTTCTATTGACG agTCCAAGAACCAGCCATCACAACAAGACCATCAAGCCAAGATGAGCTTCACCTACACATCTGATCAGATGTTCAGAGACGCCCCTCATTCCAGACAACAACCACCACGGAATGAAGGACGCTCGCAGAGAAACGACAGACCTCCACGCTTCCAAAAAGATGGAGACTTTGCAAAACCCAGTTCGGCACCCTCTTCTGCCCTCTCTGGaccacagaaagaaagagatggagagagaacaGAAAGACGAGGGGCGGAACAATGGAGAAACGACAGTCGAGATCCTAAAGGTTCACATATAAACTCATCCACCCCCTCAGGACGGTGCCGGGAACAGCAGGGTCCCTCCGGAAGCGTCCATCAGGGCTCAAAGGGATTCCAGCAGGAATCTCGTAACGGTGCATGGAGAGATCAGGACGGCCCGGGAAGATCCGATGCTCCGTCGTTTAAAAAGAAGCAAACAAACGGACCCAAGTTCTCAAATTCTGCTGCGCCGGCCTCAGACCCCAGAGGTAGATATGAGCCCAACAACAGAAGGAAAGGCCGGCCCGGTTCGGGTTACTTCGATCGTAACCAAGATGCATCGGGCGGCACAGCTGTGAAAAAAGACTGCGCAGATGAAGGGGGATTGGGTCAGTTCAAAGGAGGCGGAGGTTCAAACGTCCACCTCGCCAACGGTGTTACGGAACATAAACGGAGCGGTCCAATCAAAACACAGTCCACAGGCCCAAGACAGAGCTACACGCATAACTCCGCCCCCAAAAAAAGATCCGGTCCGATCAAAGGTCCGAGAGATCCGGCGGACACGAACAGTCATGTGAACTGGAGAGCTGGTGACCAGTGCTTAGCGCTTTACTGGGAAGACAACAAG ttttatCGGGCGAGGATCGATGCGGTCCACCCCTCCGGCTCTACGGCTGTGGTTGTGTTCAGTGACTACGGCAACTGTGAGGAGGTTCTGCTTCACAACATCAAACCTCCAAATGAGGACGTATGG TAA
- the tdrd3 gene encoding tudor domain-containing protein 3 isoform X4 has translation MCDLRSALVHEGWYLTDEGIEECKGPTDTEKASPAHIIQVALNSDLRPIGKSFLPADINSGRVEKLEGPCVLQVQKIRNVSAPKDHEESQAAPRLLRVQMTDGHVTCAGLEFKQLSKISLNTPPGTKVKLLGNVPVKNGILLLDDSKIAVLGGEVDHMIEKWALQRSLNKHNRRNVSAEGGPPPFVPLGQKCAQKEQVDTKALDQRKTLQTTNATKTTEDNDEFAKQRTAAIAEVAKSKEARTFGGGGNAGGNLVNPGSTYKNRDVYQRKRDEQEKPWTENRSEGVYRDLVDERALRDFMEMGFHREEARQALLDNNNDVEVALNSLLTGTNQIMTAETEQSRPPARGKGRGRGRSRQGEDEEAGGRPSAPSTLFDFLESKMGTFSIDESKNQPSQQDHQAKMSFTYTSDQMFRDAPHSRQQPPRNEGRSQRNDRPPRFQKDGDFAKPSSAPSSALSGPQKERDGERTERRGAEQWRNDSRDPKGSHINSSTPSGRCREQQGPSGSVHQGSKGFQQESRNGAWRDQDGPGRSDAPSFKKKQTNGPKFSNSAAPASDPRGRYEPNNRRKGRPGSGYFDRNQDASGGTAVKKDCADEGGLGQFKGGGGSNVHLANGVTEHKRSGPIKTQSTGPRQSYTHNSAPKKRSGPIKGPRDPADTNSHVNWRAGDQCLALYWEDNKFYRARIDAVHPSGSTAVVVFSDYGNCEEVLLHNIKPPNEDVWKKESQTGLE, from the exons ATGTGTGACCTGCGCTCAGCGCTCGTTCATGAGGGCTG GTACCTGACAGATGAAGGAATCGAGGAGTGTAAAGGTCCCACAGACACTGAGAAAGCATCACCTGCTCATATCATCCAAGTAGCACTAAAT AGTGATCTGAGACCCATAGGAAAGAGTTTCCTGCCTGCGGACATCAACAGCGGCCGGGTAGAGAAG CTGGAGGGTCCCTGTGTTCTTCAGGTGCAGAAGATTCGTAATGTTTCAGCTCCTAAAGATCACGAGGAGTCTCAGGCGGCACCCAGATTGCTTCGTGTGCAGATGACGGATGGCCACGTGACCTGCGCCGGCCTTGAGTTTAAACAGCTGTCCAAAATCAG TCTGAACACTCCGCCTGGAACCAAAGTGAAGCTTCTGGGAAACGTCCCGGTTAAGAACGGAATCCTGCTGTTGGACGATTCCAAGATTGCCGTTCTTGGAGGCGAGGTGGATCACATGATTGAGAAATGGGCGTTGCAGAGG AGTCTCAACAAACACAACCGGAGGAACGTCAGCGCCGAGGGTGGACCACCTCCTTTTGTTCCGTTAGGACAG AAGTGTGCTCAAAAAGAGCAGGTGGACACCAAAGCTCTAGACCAGCGGAAAACCCTTCAGACCACCAACGCCACCAAAACCACCGAAGACAACGATGAGTTTGCCAAACAGAGAACGGCAGCCATCGCGGAGGTGGCCAAGAGTAAAGAG GCTCGTACGTTTGGTGGCGGAGGGAACGCCGGTGGAAATCTTGTCAATCCAGGTTCCACCTATAAGAACCGAGATGTTTATCAGAGGAAGAGAGATGAGCAAGAGAAGCCGTGGACGGAGAACAGATCAGAAGGAGTTTACAGGGATTTG GTGGACGAGCGAGCTCTTAGAGACTTCATGGAAATGGGTTTTCATAGAGAAGAGGCCAGACAGGCCCTGCTGGACAATAATAATGATGTGGAGGTGGCGCTCAACTCTCTTCTCACCGGAACTAACCAGATCATGACGGCTGAGACCGAGCAGAGCCGTCCACCTGCTCGAG GAAAAGGTCGAGGACGCGGACGCTCGAGACAGGGTGAGGATGAGGAGGCTGGAGGAAGACCATCAGCGCCCAGCACACTCTTCGACTTCCTCGAGTCAAAGATGGGAACATTTTCTATTGACG agTCCAAGAACCAGCCATCACAACAAGACCATCAAGCCAAGATGAGCTTCACCTACACATCTGATCAGATGTTCAGAGACGCCCCTCATTCCAGACAACAACCACCACGGAATGAAGGACGCTCGCAGAGAAACGACAGACCTCCACGCTTCCAAAAAGATGGAGACTTTGCAAAACCCAGTTCGGCACCCTCTTCTGCCCTCTCTGGaccacagaaagaaagagatggagagagaacaGAAAGACGAGGGGCGGAACAATGGAGAAACGACAGTCGAGATCCTAAAGGTTCACATATAAACTCATCCACCCCCTCAGGACGGTGCCGGGAACAGCAGGGTCCCTCCGGAAGCGTCCATCAGGGCTCAAAGGGATTCCAGCAGGAATCTCGTAACGGTGCATGGAGAGATCAGGACGGCCCGGGAAGATCCGATGCTCCGTCGTTTAAAAAGAAGCAAACAAACGGACCCAAGTTCTCAAATTCTGCTGCGCCGGCCTCAGACCCCAGAGGTAGATATGAGCCCAACAACAGAAGGAAAGGCCGGCCCGGTTCGGGTTACTTCGATCGTAACCAAGATGCATCGGGCGGCACAGCTGTGAAAAAAGACTGCGCAGATGAAGGGGGATTGGGTCAGTTCAAAGGAGGCGGAGGTTCAAACGTCCACCTCGCCAACGGTGTTACGGAACATAAACGGAGCGGTCCAATCAAAACACAGTCCACAGGCCCAAGACAGAGCTACACGCATAACTCCGCCCCCAAAAAAAGATCCGGTCCGATCAAAGGTCCGAGAGATCCGGCGGACACGAACAGTCATGTGAACTGGAGAGCTGGTGACCAGTGCTTAGCGCTTTACTGGGAAGACAACAAG ttttatCGGGCGAGGATCGATGCGGTCCACCCCTCCGGCTCTACGGCTGTGGTTGTGTTCAGTGACTACGGCAACTGTGAGGAGGTTCTGCTTCACAACATCAAACCTCCAAATGAGGACGTATGG aagaaagaaagtcagacaggtttggaatga